In Aerosakkonema funiforme FACHB-1375, a genomic segment contains:
- a CDS encoding O-methyltransferase, with translation MGIVRMGPPNDLVAQLAAEFGVINFVETGTAYGGTALWASQQLKNVFTVEYCQEIYEQTVKNFQHIENIEFRFGDSRTELTKIVSRLESASFFWLDAHWSGGITYGENDECPLLEEIDIINKSEFENFILIDDARLFTSPPMPPHRIEQWPDITAVLNALHSGRSDRYIIIIEDVIIAVPQAAKPTVAKYCQEVNAKAWVEFDKQVNTPNYIKGINLIYLDIKQRLRLIERIKRRFSQVIKN, from the coding sequence TTGGGTATAGTAAGAATGGGGCCACCTAATGATTTAGTAGCTCAGTTAGCGGCAGAGTTTGGTGTGATAAACTTTGTCGAAACTGGTACTGCTTACGGAGGTACGGCACTTTGGGCATCGCAACAATTAAAAAATGTCTTTACTGTTGAATATTGTCAGGAGATTTACGAACAAACAGTTAAAAATTTTCAACATATTGAGAATATAGAATTCCGCTTTGGAGACTCAAGGACAGAACTAACGAAAATAGTAAGTCGGCTGGAGAGTGCAAGTTTTTTTTGGTTAGATGCACATTGGAGTGGCGGCATAACTTATGGAGAAAACGATGAATGTCCTCTACTTGAAGAGATCGATATTATCAATAAGTCTGAATTTGAAAATTTTATCTTGATTGATGATGCGAGGTTATTTACATCGCCTCCAATGCCTCCTCACAGGATAGAACAATGGCCGGATATTACTGCGGTACTTAATGCTCTCCACTCAGGACGCAGCGATAGATACATTATAATAATCGAAGATGTGATTATTGCAGTACCTCAAGCTGCCAAGCCAACTGTCGCTAAGTATTGTCAGGAAGTGAATGCAAAAGCCTGGGTAGAGTTTGACAAACAAGTCAACACTCCCAATTATATCAAAGGTATAAATTTAATTTACCTAGATATAAAGCAGAGGCTAAGACTCATAGAAAGAATTAAGAGACGTTTTTCTCAAGTTATAAAAAATTAG
- a CDS encoding class I SAM-dependent methyltransferase, which produces MLNKKIQAILVCPETKKSVHLASQPLIDELNFRIEREEIKTRGGHKVENKIDGGLLYEDGTWLYPIENGTPIMVINEAIPTNHPPIATADTINVDNTAELLLNAGCGQRPLPGFINVDFEKSSKADVICDLRYLPFKNGVMSKILCNHVLEHLNEDMWRGKAEISEAVLEFSRVLNKNGNVEIEVPSPQGQDAVRGDHFTVYGHLRLIAIFRLYFESVKCAGVGTWVEARGLIRLFNKLSKWDPYWGNAYKFFLSNPKSMTQIVMY; this is translated from the coding sequence ATGCTCAATAAAAAAATCCAAGCCATACTGGTCTGCCCGGAAACAAAAAAATCTGTTCATTTGGCGAGTCAGCCATTAATAGACGAACTAAACTTTCGCATTGAACGAGAAGAAATAAAAACCAGAGGCGGTCACAAAGTCGAAAATAAAATCGATGGTGGCTTATTGTATGAAGATGGAACTTGGCTTTATCCGATCGAAAATGGAACTCCTATTATGGTTATTAATGAAGCTATACCCACTAACCACCCGCCTATAGCCACGGCGGACACAATTAATGTTGACAATACAGCAGAATTATTACTTAATGCAGGTTGCGGACAACGACCATTGCCTGGTTTTATTAACGTCGATTTTGAAAAGTCTAGCAAAGCGGATGTAATCTGCGACTTGAGATATCTACCATTCAAAAATGGAGTGATGTCAAAAATTTTGTGCAATCATGTATTAGAACATCTAAACGAAGATATGTGGCGAGGTAAAGCAGAAATATCTGAAGCCGTTCTAGAATTTTCACGAGTATTAAATAAAAATGGTAATGTTGAAATAGAAGTTCCTTCTCCCCAAGGGCAAGATGCGGTAAGAGGAGATCATTTTACGGTTTACGGACACTTACGTTTAATCGCGATCTTTAGACTTTATTTTGAGAGTGTGAAATGTGCGGGAGTGGGAACCTGGGTAGAGGCAAGAGGATTGATACGGCTATTTAATAAATTGAGCAAATGGGACCCTTATTGGGGGAATGCTTATAAATTTTTCCTATCAAACCCCAAGTCAATGACCCAGATTGTTATGTACTGA
- a CDS encoding glycosyltransferase family 2 protein: protein MPKISLYIPCFNVEKYIARCIEGILNQTYAVDEILVIDDGSRDRTVEIASQYPVRIIKHEVNKGLSAARNTGFRNASNEWVASLDADCVADSHWLEKLVPSLEEDEKIAVAGGRLVEFVQESWADRWRKVHMTQDWGDDRLSDPPFMYGNNSLIRKSVIEEVGWFNEKLRTNGEDVDMSKRIYDKGYHIVYEPAAIVNHLRHDSIPSILDTFWRYLRFSYPTYKEITFKWFLHNAYNVHLKGVMIDLLYRDLKRNKNYHFIPLDLFVPWYLTYRNFKLLLENRKQG from the coding sequence ATGCCAAAAATTTCGCTATACATTCCCTGCTTCAATGTCGAAAAGTATATCGCTCGTTGTATCGAGGGAATATTAAATCAGACCTATGCGGTAGATGAAATTTTGGTTATCGATGATGGCAGTCGCGATCGCACTGTGGAAATTGCTTCGCAATACCCGGTGCGAATCATCAAGCATGAGGTTAATAAAGGACTTTCCGCCGCCCGCAATACCGGATTTCGGAATGCAAGCAATGAATGGGTGGCATCTTTAGACGCCGATTGTGTAGCGGATTCTCATTGGCTTGAAAAGTTGGTACCCTCGTTAGAAGAAGATGAAAAAATTGCGGTCGCAGGTGGTAGGTTAGTAGAGTTCGTACAAGAGTCATGGGCCGATCGCTGGCGCAAAGTACACATGACTCAAGATTGGGGAGACGATCGCTTGTCTGACCCTCCATTCATGTATGGTAACAACAGTCTGATCCGCAAATCTGTAATAGAAGAGGTGGGCTGGTTTAACGAAAAGTTAAGAACGAATGGAGAAGATGTAGATATGTCAAAGCGAATTTACGATAAAGGTTATCACATTGTATACGAACCCGCTGCAATTGTTAACCATCTTCGTCATGACAGCATTCCTTCTATTTTGGATACATTCTGGAGATACTTAAGATTTAGCTACCCCACCTATAAAGAAATTACATTTAAATGGTTTTTGCATAATGCTTACAACGTACATTTAAAAGGAGTCATGATAGACCTGCTATATCGAGATTTAAAGCGCAATAAAAATTACCACTTTATTCCGTTGGATCTGTTTGTACCTTGGTATTTAACGTACCGCAATTTTAAGTTACTTTTAGAAAACAGAAAGCAAGGATAA
- a CDS encoding protein kinase domain-containing protein: MSLKLLNNRYQLVQAIATGGFGQTFLAEDTHLPSRRRCLLKQLKPVAHNPQAYQLIQERFAREAAILEKLGNSHDQIPDLYAYFEEGGQFYLVQEWIEGQTLTEKLQREVKLSESTVRDILINILPVIDYVHTQGIIHRDIKPDNIILRQRDNKPILIDFGAVKETMTTVLNSQGNPTHSMVIGTPGFMPSEQAAGRPIFSSDLYSLGLTAIYLLTGKLPQELQVDSQTGELIWRQNAPNINRNLATVLDKAIRSHPRDRFSTARQMLDALQTSPTPVAGVPLSQQETIAVSPGGASTQAVKIPHPSNRSREWKKAAIIAGGIVGAAFIIGIAIAKSRQPIAPQPVVKKDTSSAIENSPTSTPSTSNPVTAKIPSPAIENSPTSTPSTPNPVSEKTPPPSATQEPINQNRSRRISTRGLVPGFPVGTPESTVRNTLGNPSKITKGVWKNTRAVLYEDFVPSEVSLGYLFDRNTQLLRQTEVAFAPSVDSESMFKTLNEMLGSPASREIKLQLERVYKREKNRYSFAVGDLKGVIERNDRDRIYIGIWDRDLH, encoded by the coding sequence ATGTCGCTGAAGCTCTTGAATAATCGCTATCAACTCGTACAAGCGATCGCAACTGGTGGATTCGGTCAAACATTCCTCGCCGAAGACACTCACCTGCCTTCCCGCCGTCGTTGTCTGCTCAAACAGCTTAAACCAGTTGCCCATAATCCGCAAGCATATCAACTAATTCAAGAGCGTTTTGCGCGAGAAGCAGCTATTCTGGAAAAACTCGGCAATTCTCACGACCAAATTCCCGATTTATACGCCTATTTTGAAGAAGGCGGACAATTTTATTTAGTCCAGGAATGGATTGAGGGTCAAACTTTAACAGAAAAGTTACAGCGAGAAGTAAAATTAAGCGAATCTACCGTCCGCGATATCCTGATAAATATTTTACCCGTTATCGATTACGTTCACACTCAGGGTATCATCCATCGAGATATCAAACCTGACAATATCATTTTGCGCCAACGCGATAACAAACCGATTTTAATTGACTTCGGCGCAGTCAAAGAAACCATGACCACGGTGCTGAATTCCCAAGGCAACCCCACTCACTCAATGGTAATCGGAACGCCTGGGTTTATGCCTTCGGAACAAGCAGCAGGTAGACCAATATTTTCAAGCGATTTATACAGTTTGGGGCTAACTGCCATCTATCTGCTGACGGGAAAATTGCCTCAAGAATTGCAGGTTGATTCCCAAACGGGTGAGTTGATTTGGCGTCAAAATGCGCCAAATATTAACCGTAACTTGGCGACGGTATTGGATAAGGCGATTCGATCGCATCCACGCGATCGCTTTTCTACCGCCAGACAAATGCTAGACGCCTTACAAACTTCCCCTACCCCCGTTGCTGGTGTCCCCCTTTCCCAGCAAGAAACGATTGCAGTATCCCCAGGCGGCGCATCCACCCAAGCAGTTAAAATTCCTCATCCCTCCAATCGTTCCAGGGAGTGGAAAAAAGCAGCGATAATTGCAGGCGGAATCGTTGGTGCTGCGTTTATTATTGGGATTGCGATCGCCAAATCTCGCCAACCGATCGCACCGCAACCAGTAGTAAAAAAAGATACTTCGTCCGCAATTGAGAACTCCCCCACTTCCACCCCATCAACCTCAAATCCAGTAACAGCAAAAATCCCTTCCCCTGCGATTGAGAACTCTCCCACTTCCACTCCATCAACCCCAAATCCAGTATCAGAAAAAACCCCTCCCCCATCAGCAACTCAAGAACCTATTAACCAAAATAGATCTCGCCGGATTTCGACTCGCGGACTCGTACCGGGTTTTCCCGTTGGTACGCCAGAATCTACAGTCAGAAATACTTTGGGGAATCCCAGCAAAATTACTAAAGGCGTCTGGAAAAATACCCGCGCCGTACTCTATGAAGATTTTGTCCCCAGTGAAGTTAGCTTGGGTTATTTATTCGATCGCAATACCCAACTTTTGCGTCAAACCGAAGTAGCATTCGCTCCCTCGGTAGACTCGGAATCGATGTTTAAAACTCTCAATGAAATGCTAGGCAGTCCAGCATCACGGGAGATAAAACTACAGCTAGAAAGAGTGTATAAAAGAGAAAAGAATAGATATTCCTTTGCTGTAGGCGATCTAAAAGGAGTAATTGAGCGAAACGATCGCGATCGCATTTACATCGGCATTTGGGATCGAGATTTACACTAA
- a CDS encoding ABC transporter permease produces MSYSSQPELIIEAGRTEKQYWKDLWRYRELFYFLAWRDILVRYKQTAIGIAWALIRPFMTMVVFTIVFGKLAGLAYKTPTVNYPILVFAAMLPWQFFANALTECSNSLISNANLISKVYFPRLIVPASAVIVSFVDFMVSGIILLALMAWYNFVPDWRIITLPLFILIAFAAAMGAGLWLAALNVKYRDFRYIVPFIVQFGLYISPVGFSSTIVPKHWRLLYSLNPIVGVIDGFRWAILGGEFKLYWPGFSLSLALVALLFASGIWYFRKTERTFADVI; encoded by the coding sequence ATGAGTTACTCCAGTCAACCAGAATTAATCATCGAGGCGGGTCGCACTGAAAAGCAATACTGGAAAGACCTGTGGCGCTACCGGGAGTTATTCTACTTCTTGGCTTGGCGGGATATTCTGGTACGGTATAAACAAACTGCGATCGGCATTGCCTGGGCCTTGATTCGACCTTTTATGACAATGGTTGTTTTCACTATTGTGTTTGGCAAATTGGCAGGATTAGCATATAAGACTCCCACTGTCAACTATCCCATACTGGTTTTTGCCGCTATGCTACCTTGGCAATTCTTTGCCAACGCGCTAACAGAGTGCAGCAACAGCTTGATTAGCAACGCCAATTTGATTTCAAAAGTCTACTTCCCCCGCTTAATAGTACCTGCTTCCGCCGTAATCGTTAGTTTTGTAGATTTTATGGTTTCTGGCATAATTTTGCTAGCGCTGATGGCTTGGTACAATTTTGTGCCCGATTGGCGTATAATCACGCTACCTCTGTTTATTTTGATTGCCTTTGCAGCAGCAATGGGCGCAGGGTTATGGTTAGCAGCGCTGAACGTCAAATATCGCGATTTCCGATATATCGTGCCATTTATCGTGCAGTTTGGTCTTTACATATCGCCAGTCGGTTTTAGTAGTACCATAGTACCGAAACATTGGCGTTTGCTCTACTCTTTGAATCCGATCGTAGGAGTGATTGACGGCTTTCGCTGGGCTATATTGGGTGGAGAATTTAAACTTTATTGGCCGGGATTTAGTTTATCTTTAGCATTGGTAGCCTTGTTATTTGCCAGCGGTATATGGTACTTTCGCAAAACAGAACGCACTTTTGCTGATGTAATTTAG
- a CDS encoding B12-binding domain-containing radical SAM protein, with the protein MKILFSNPPWWEKKEGRYWFWKRHWRVGVRAGSRWPFTYVSNCSPDNFKFGEYLPYPFFMGYATTYAKKETGYDVRFRDSIALRESYKTYFQHLEAEKYDYIFIEIATPSWEHDRSLIEQIHKRLPDTKIVVTGPITTIKSEEILNNYPVHACIRGEYEKGSVRVLKGESGIIDFDLLTVAEMNAAPFPYFDELHAHRYWDGNPVGQVAPHAQIWSSRGCPFKCIFCVWPAAMTGNDPDGTKTRTVRQYSPEYMEAFIRELIDRFQFKCIYFDDDTFNLGNNHVVKMCEVMSRIGIPWSAMCRADTIQMGTWQLMKESGCFGVKLGFESGNQRVVDKIVNKHLDLEYAAQIVRELKRIGMTVHGTFTYGLPGETKEEMLDTKRFIASLPFDSFQESGTAEIEGTPLHTLRKQGKLEKYEGAAIDSNYKREVDGSKKMQILVEDLRQN; encoded by the coding sequence ATGAAAATTTTATTTAGCAATCCCCCGTGGTGGGAAAAAAAAGAAGGCAGATACTGGTTCTGGAAAAGACACTGGCGTGTTGGCGTCAGAGCAGGTTCCCGATGGCCTTTTACCTACGTCAGTAACTGTAGCCCAGATAATTTTAAGTTTGGCGAATACCTACCTTACCCATTTTTTATGGGATATGCCACAACTTATGCCAAAAAGGAAACGGGATATGATGTGCGTTTCCGTGACAGTATTGCTTTGCGGGAATCGTACAAGACTTATTTTCAGCATTTAGAAGCAGAAAAATACGACTACATATTCATTGAAATTGCCACACCCAGTTGGGAACACGATCGCTCTTTGATCGAACAAATCCACAAACGCCTGCCAGATACTAAAATCGTAGTAACAGGGCCGATTACAACTATTAAGTCAGAAGAAATCCTCAATAATTATCCCGTTCACGCCTGCATTAGAGGTGAATACGAAAAAGGCAGCGTGCGCGTCCTCAAAGGAGAATCGGGGATTATTGACTTTGACCTGCTCACTGTAGCAGAAATGAACGCAGCGCCCTTTCCTTATTTTGATGAACTTCACGCTCACCGTTACTGGGACGGCAATCCAGTTGGGCAAGTAGCCCCTCACGCCCAGATTTGGAGCAGTCGCGGTTGTCCGTTTAAGTGTATCTTTTGTGTATGGCCTGCCGCTATGACCGGTAACGACCCGGACGGGACGAAAACGCGGACTGTACGCCAGTACTCGCCGGAGTATATGGAAGCTTTTATTCGAGAATTAATCGATCGCTTCCAATTCAAGTGTATTTACTTCGACGACGATACATTCAACTTGGGCAACAACCATGTTGTGAAAATGTGCGAAGTAATGTCTCGTATTGGTATTCCTTGGTCAGCCATGTGTCGAGCTGATACCATCCAAATGGGAACCTGGCAGCTGATGAAGGAAAGTGGTTGTTTTGGCGTCAAGTTAGGGTTTGAAAGCGGGAATCAAAGAGTGGTAGACAAGATCGTCAACAAGCACTTAGATTTGGAGTATGCCGCGCAGATCGTGCGCGAGTTAAAGCGAATCGGCATGACTGTTCACGGCACTTTCACATACGGTTTACCAGGAGAAACAAAGGAGGAGATGCTAGACACAAAACGCTTCATCGCTTCTCTACCTTTTGATAGCTTCCAAGAATCGGGAACTGCTGAAATAGAGGGGACTCCACTGCATACACTCCGCAAACAGGGCAAACTAGAAAAGTATGAGGGAGCTGCCATTGATTCAAATTACAAACGAGAAGTAGACGGCAGCAAAAAAATGCAGATATTAGTAGAGGATTTGAGACAAAATTAG
- a CDS encoding ABC transporter ATP-binding protein — MSDTVIRVENLGKKYLIGHQERLPYRTLRESMVRGAKNLSRNLLNPFGKKVSHPAYEEFWALKDVSFEIKQGDVVGIIGRNGAGKSTLLKILSRITEPSIGRIFIKGRVASLLEVGTGFHPELTGRENIYLNGAILGMSKAEIKQKFDEIVAFAEVEKFLDTPVKRYSSGMYVRLAFAVAAHLEPEILVVDEVLAVGDAAFQKKCLGKMGDVATKEGRTVLFVSHNMAAVEKLCRRGIVLHQGKLQYVGNQTDSISKYLTNFSASVISLKERTDRQGSGEIRVVAIEIRDEEDNILDTAASGQNINIYFYFELKPGNQLKKTVASLMVKTEWDAPVFIQHSRLTQSDFGVINRSGLFICKIKRLPLPPANYRIAYSIMPNNGMEATYYDYVEDAVNLTVVDGDFYGYGEVPPISHGVCLVDSIWEIKLN, encoded by the coding sequence GTGTCTGATACTGTAATCCGCGTAGAAAATCTGGGCAAAAAATACTTAATTGGGCATCAAGAACGATTGCCTTATAGGACTTTGCGCGAGTCAATGGTACGAGGAGCAAAGAATTTAAGTCGAAATTTACTCAACCCTTTTGGCAAAAAAGTTTCCCATCCGGCTTATGAAGAATTTTGGGCTTTGAAGGATGTATCGTTTGAGATTAAGCAGGGCGACGTAGTAGGTATCATCGGTCGCAATGGTGCAGGCAAATCCACATTATTAAAAATTTTGAGTCGCATTACAGAACCAAGCATAGGTCGCATTTTTATCAAAGGTCGCGTAGCAAGTTTGTTGGAAGTAGGAACAGGTTTTCACCCAGAGTTGACTGGCAGAGAAAATATCTATCTTAACGGTGCTATCCTGGGTATGAGTAAAGCAGAAATTAAACAAAAGTTTGATGAGATTGTCGCCTTTGCTGAAGTAGAGAAATTTTTAGATACCCCGGTTAAAAGATATTCTTCTGGAATGTATGTGAGGCTAGCCTTTGCAGTAGCAGCACACCTAGAACCAGAAATTTTAGTAGTTGATGAAGTGCTGGCGGTTGGAGATGCTGCTTTTCAAAAGAAGTGTTTGGGAAAAATGGGAGATGTCGCTACCAAGGAAGGTCGCACAGTTTTGTTTGTCAGCCACAATATGGCAGCAGTAGAAAAGCTATGTCGGCGTGGTATTGTCTTGCATCAGGGGAAACTTCAATATGTCGGTAACCAGACCGATTCAATAAGCAAGTATCTCACAAATTTTTCGGCAAGTGTCATTTCTCTAAAAGAGCGCACTGACAGGCAAGGTTCGGGCGAAATCAGGGTAGTGGCGATTGAAATTAGAGATGAGGAAGATAATATTTTAGACACAGCAGCTTCCGGTCAGAATATCAACATTTATTTTTATTTTGAGCTTAAACCAGGAAATCAGCTAAAAAAAACTGTTGCAAGTTTAATGGTAAAAACTGAGTGGGATGCACCAGTTTTTATCCAACACAGCAGGCTTACTCAAAGCGATTTTGGTGTTATAAATAGAAGTGGGTTATTTATTTGTAAAATAAAGCGTTTACCTTTGCCACCAGCTAATTATAGAATAGCCTACAGTATTATGCCTAATAATGGCATGGAGGCGACTTACTATGACTATGTGGAAGACGCTGTAAATCTAACGGTAGTTGATGGAGATTTCTATGGTTATGGGGAGGTTCCACCCATATCTCATGGTGTTTGTCTGGTTGATTCAATATGGGAAATAAAACTAAATTGA
- a CDS encoding Uma2 family endonuclease: MVQQLPAETTREIIYPDSDGQPMADKTKQFRWLVVIKENLEILFANNDDVFVAGDLLWYPVEGNNTIRQAPDAMVVFGRPKGDRGSYRQWSENNIPPQVVFEILSPGNRTGKMLQKVIFYQRYGVEEYYIYDPDDVELTGFLRSGDWLEPIEQMNGWVSPRLGIRFELKEDTLEIYRPDGQKFLTPVELDRLREEERQRAENAIAQLEQEKRLRQESQQRYQTLIEKLREQGIDPEQL, translated from the coding sequence ATGGTACAACAACTCCCCGCCGAAACTACCCGAGAAATCATTTACCCTGACAGCGATGGACAACCAATGGCAGACAAGACTAAACAATTTCGCTGGCTCGTTGTAATTAAAGAAAACTTGGAAATTTTGTTTGCCAACAACGATGATGTATTTGTCGCTGGCGATCTGCTTTGGTATCCCGTTGAAGGAAATAATACCATTCGTCAAGCACCCGATGCAATGGTAGTCTTTGGTAGACCAAAAGGTGACAGAGGTTCCTACAGACAATGGTCAGAAAATAATATTCCTCCCCAAGTTGTTTTTGAAATCCTTTCCCCTGGTAATCGCACTGGAAAAATGTTGCAAAAAGTGATATTTTATCAACGCTATGGTGTGGAAGAATATTACATTTACGATCCTGATGATGTAGAGTTAACAGGCTTTCTTCGTTCTGGTGATTGGTTAGAACCAATTGAACAAATGAATGGGTGGGTAAGTCCTCGTTTAGGTATTCGATTTGAACTCAAAGAAGATACCTTAGAAATTTATCGCCCGGATGGACAAAAGTTTCTTACTCCGGTGGAATTGGATAGACTCAGAGAAGAGGAAAGGCAAAGAGCAGAAAATGCGATCGCGCAACTCGAACAAGAAAAAAGGTTGCGTCAAGAATCACAACAACGCTATCAAACTTTGATAGAAAAATTGCGAGAACAAGGAATTGACCCAGAACAGTTATGA
- a CDS encoding Uma2 family endonuclease, which produces MTQSQTEPKLYRFDEFISWYPENSEIRYELHEGVIIEMPKPKGKHSNLTGSLIEQLLIVIRQMGKGGIWTIPRESIVKTKREKSGYEPDIIVLNQEVLGDEPRWESESVIQNPDSVKLIVEVVSTNWRDDYYNKLRDYEEMGIEEYWIVDYAALGPKKFIGDPKQPTFFVCSLEDGEYQMNPFTEDTAISSPTFPQFNLSPQQVFAIVL; this is translated from the coding sequence ATGACTCAATCCCAAACTGAACCCAAACTATACAGATTTGATGAATTTATAAGCTGGTATCCCGAAAACTCAGAAATTCGTTACGAACTGCATGAGGGAGTAATTATCGAAATGCCTAAGCCAAAGGGAAAACATTCAAATCTAACAGGTTCCCTTATCGAGCAACTATTGATAGTTATTAGGCAGATGGGCAAAGGCGGCATTTGGACTATTCCTAGAGAATCGATTGTTAAAACTAAACGGGAAAAATCCGGTTATGAGCCGGATATTATCGTTTTGAATCAAGAAGTTTTGGGAGATGAACCGCGATGGGAAAGCGAATCGGTTATCCAAAATCCCGATTCAGTTAAATTAATTGTTGAAGTTGTTTCAACTAATTGGCGTGACGATTACTACAATAAACTTCGAGATTATGAGGAAATGGGAATTGAGGAATATTGGATTGTTGATTATGCAGCATTGGGGCCGAAAAAGTTCATTGGCGATCCCAAGCAACCTACATTTTTTGTTTGTAGTTTGGAGGATGGGGAATATCAGATGAATCCATTTACGGAAGACACGGCGATTAGTTCTCCGACTTTTCCCCAGTTTAATTTATCACCTCAGCAGGTTTTTGCGATCGTTCTGTAG
- a CDS encoding GIY-YIG nuclease family protein → MTAQTDITSLASLAEIPYLDEAGKLPEILQGKIGVYAIYDEEKALQFVGYSRDVYLSIKQHFVRQPQKCYWLKVQTIEKPNRTILENTMNAWIAENGATPVGNGADKVKWTEAIDVKPLMTDEEKANYEKAAGEELAQSKLLKNVARRVESEILAVLKSRGCQEEIRFNPKLKDSGLLDLK, encoded by the coding sequence ATGACCGCTCAAACAGATATTACTTCTCTCGCCAGTTTAGCAGAAATTCCCTATCTTGATGAAGCTGGCAAATTACCTGAAATTTTGCAAGGTAAAATCGGTGTTTACGCAATTTATGACGAAGAGAAAGCGCTTCAATTTGTCGGCTATTCTCGCGATGTTTATCTCAGCATCAAACAGCACTTTGTCCGTCAGCCGCAAAAATGCTACTGGCTCAAAGTCCAAACAATTGAAAAGCCTAATCGGACAATTCTAGAAAATACGATGAATGCTTGGATTGCTGAAAATGGCGCTACTCCAGTTGGGAATGGTGCTGATAAAGTAAAATGGACAGAAGCTATTGATGTCAAACCGCTGATGACAGATGAAGAAAAGGCAAATTATGAAAAGGCAGCAGGAGAAGAGTTGGCGCAATCTAAACTGCTCAAAAATGTGGCTCGTCGAGTAGAAAGTGAAATTTTAGCGGTGTTAAAATCTCGCGGTTGCCAAGAGGAAATCCGCTTTAATCCCAAATTGAAAGATAGCGGTTTGTTGGATTTGAAGTAG